One Streptomyces mobaraensis NBRC 13819 = DSM 40847 DNA segment encodes these proteins:
- a CDS encoding M4 family metallopeptidase, translated as MNGDPTGTVPARRPFCTIVPPHVLDRLASSEDPRHFEPARRTLEHDGALRTRRRVTALRGAAAGAGTPSDTPRRTIYDAGHRTVLPGGKVRGEGDAPSKDATVNRAHAGLGATFDLYLKVYGRHSIDDAGLPLNASVHYGREYNNAFWDGEQMVFGDGDGEIFLDFTLPVDVIGHELTHGVTQHTANLEYYGQSGALNESLSDVFGSLIKQYALGQSTAQADWLIGEGLLGPDVHGAALRSMKQPGTAYDDPRLGKDPQPAVMDDYVRTSRDNGGVHINSGIPNHAFYLLANELGGNAWERAGKVWYATLTGGELSSDADFATFARLTAATARTLFGEGDETRAVLKAWAQVGVPTS; from the coding sequence ATGAATGGCGACCCCACCGGGACCGTGCCCGCACGCCGTCCCTTCTGCACGATCGTCCCCCCACACGTTCTGGACCGGCTGGCCTCCTCCGAGGACCCCCGTCACTTCGAACCCGCCCGCCGCACCCTGGAGCACGACGGCGCCCTGCGCACCCGCCGCCGCGTCACCGCCCTCCGCGGTGCCGCCGCCGGCGCCGGCACCCCGTCCGACACCCCCCGGCGCACGATCTACGACGCGGGCCACCGCACCGTCCTGCCCGGCGGCAAGGTACGGGGCGAGGGCGACGCCCCCAGCAAGGACGCCACCGTCAACCGGGCCCACGCGGGCCTCGGCGCCACCTTCGACCTCTACCTCAAGGTCTACGGCCGGCACTCCATCGACGACGCCGGCCTGCCGCTGAACGCCTCCGTCCACTACGGCCGGGAGTACAACAACGCCTTCTGGGACGGCGAACAGATGGTCTTCGGCGACGGCGACGGCGAGATCTTCCTCGACTTCACCCTCCCCGTGGACGTCATCGGCCACGAACTGACCCACGGCGTCACCCAGCACACCGCCAACCTGGAGTACTACGGCCAGTCCGGAGCGCTCAACGAGTCCCTGTCGGACGTCTTCGGCTCCCTGATCAAGCAGTACGCCCTCGGCCAGAGCACCGCCCAGGCGGACTGGCTCATCGGCGAGGGCCTCCTCGGCCCTGACGTCCACGGCGCCGCCCTCCGCTCCATGAAGCAGCCCGGCACCGCCTACGACGACCCCCGCCTGGGCAAGGACCCCCAGCCGGCCGTCATGGACGACTACGTCCGCACCTCCCGCGACAACGGCGGGGTGCACATCAACTCCGGCATCCCCAACCACGCCTTCTACCTGCTGGCCAACGAACTCGGCGGCAACGCCTGGGAACGCGCGGGCAAGGTCTGGTACGCCACCCTCACCGGCGGCGAGCTCTCCTCCGACGCCGACTTCGCCACGTTCGCCCGCCTCACCGCCGCCACGGCCCGCACCCTCTTCGGCGAAGGCGACGAGACCCGCGCCGTCCTCAAGGCCTGGGCCCAGGTGGGCGTCCCCACCTCGTAA
- a CDS encoding Fur family transcriptional regulator gives MATAGPPVRGRATKQRAAVAAALDEVDEFRSAQELHDMLRHRGASVGLTTVYRTLQSLADAGEVDVLRTSEGEAVYRRCSSGHHHHLVCRMCGKAVEVEGPAVETWADTIAREHGFVDVAHTVEVFGTCGDCARAAAGA, from the coding sequence GTGGCGACCGCCGGTCCCCCGGTACGCGGCCGAGCCACCAAGCAGCGCGCCGCCGTCGCGGCGGCGCTCGACGAGGTGGACGAGTTCCGCAGCGCTCAGGAACTCCACGACATGCTCAGGCACCGCGGCGCGTCCGTGGGGCTGACCACCGTCTACCGCACCCTGCAGTCCCTCGCCGACGCCGGCGAGGTGGACGTCCTGCGCACCAGCGAGGGCGAGGCGGTCTACCGCCGCTGCTCCAGCGGACACCACCACCACCTGGTCTGCCGGATGTGCGGCAAGGCGGTCGAGGTCGAGGGACCGGCCGTCGAGACGTGGGCCGACACCATCGCCCGCGAGCACGGCTTCGTGGACGTGGCGCACACGGTCGAGGTCTTCGGCACCTGCGGGGACTGCGCCCGCGCGGCCGCCGGCGCCTGA
- a CDS encoding protealysin inhibitor emfourin, with product MRIVITRTGGFAGIERRAELDTTGRPDATHLEALAHRALAPGRESPTRGVPDGFHYEITVDNRKVHLADPHLTEDQRELIRTVLREGA from the coding sequence ATGCGGATCGTCATCACACGAACCGGCGGCTTCGCCGGGATCGAGCGCCGGGCCGAACTGGACACCACAGGCCGGCCCGACGCCACCCACCTGGAAGCCCTCGCCCACCGCGCCCTGGCCCCCGGCCGCGAATCCCCCACCCGCGGCGTCCCCGACGGCTTCCACTACGAGATCACGGTCGACAACCGCAAGGTCCACCTGGCGGACCCCCATCTCACGGAGGATCAGCGGGAACTGATCCGGACGGTGCTGCGGGAAGGGGCGTGA
- the era gene encoding GTPase Era, translating into MDRASSPSQAPHRAGFACFVGRPNAGKSTLTNALVGTKVAITSNRPQTTRHTVRGIVHRPDAQLVLVDTPGLHKPRTLLGERLNDVVRTTWAEVDVIGFCLPADQKLGPGDRFIAGELAGIKKTPKVAIVTKTDLVDSKALAEQLLAIQRLGEELGIEWAEIVPVSAVGDKQVSLLADLLVPMLPESPPLYPEGDLTDEPEQIMVAELIREAALEGVRDELPHSIAVVVEEMLPREDRPADKPLLDIHANVYIERPSQKGIIIGPKGARLKQVGMKSRKHIEALLGTPVYLDLHVKVAKDWQRDPKQLRKLGF; encoded by the coding sequence ATGGACAGAGCTTCATCCCCCTCCCAGGCGCCCCACCGCGCGGGTTTCGCGTGCTTCGTCGGCCGCCCCAACGCGGGCAAGTCGACCCTGACCAACGCTCTGGTGGGGACGAAGGTCGCGATCACCTCCAACCGGCCGCAGACCACCCGCCACACCGTGCGCGGCATCGTGCACCGCCCCGACGCCCAGCTGGTGCTGGTCGACACCCCGGGCCTGCACAAGCCGCGCACCCTGCTCGGCGAGCGGCTGAACGACGTCGTCCGGACCACCTGGGCCGAGGTCGACGTGATCGGCTTCTGCCTGCCGGCCGACCAGAAGCTCGGCCCCGGCGACCGCTTTATCGCGGGCGAGCTGGCCGGGATCAAGAAGACGCCCAAGGTGGCCATCGTCACCAAGACGGACCTGGTCGACTCCAAGGCCCTGGCCGAGCAGCTGCTCGCCATCCAGCGGCTGGGCGAAGAGCTGGGCATCGAGTGGGCGGAGATCGTCCCGGTCTCGGCGGTGGGCGACAAGCAGGTATCGCTCCTCGCCGACCTGCTGGTCCCGATGCTCCCGGAGAGCCCGCCGCTCTACCCCGAGGGCGACCTCACCGACGAGCCCGAGCAGATCATGGTCGCCGAGCTGATCCGCGAGGCGGCCCTGGAAGGCGTCCGCGACGAGCTGCCGCACTCCATCGCCGTCGTCGTCGAGGAGATGCTCCCCCGCGAGGACCGGCCGGCCGACAAGCCGCTGCTCGACATCCACGCCAACGTCTACATCGAGCGCCCCAGCCAGAAGGGCATCATCATCGGCCCCAAGGGCGCCCGCCTGAAGCAGGTCGGGATGAAGTCCCGCAAGCACATCGAGGCCCTGCTCGGCACGCCCGTCTACCTCGACCTGCACGTCAAGGTCGCCAAGGACTGGCAGCGCGACCCGAAGCAGCTGCGCAAGCTGGGCTTCTAG
- a CDS encoding MFS transporter gives MSLETSPPPTTLDPTLGPAPAAPSAPEPADARMTTRAKLVLLVLCAAQFMVALDFSILNVALPVLGDDLGMSRSNLQWAVTAFALPSGGFLLLFGRIADLYGRRRLFLAGLTLFTAASVLATLAWDPASFLAGRVLQGLGAAVIVPTGMSLLTTTFPEGPQRERALGISSTLMSLGFTIGMVLGGVMTDGLGWRSTMGLLGVAGLAVLLLAPGLLAESRPAERPRLDLPGAATVTGGLLALIYALSTAAENGFGRTDVVVALVAGVVLLAAFAVVESRTAEPLVNLSMLRRPTVAFGNLAGLTTFATMTAAIFLLTLYLQDVLHLSAFRTGLIFGVEGVVAVLSGTVASKVIARLGTRGTLFAGLLSQAACTALLLGIGRSSGAWLTLVAISLAVIGHLWAIVAYGVTATSGLPDGEQGLATGLVTSSQQIGITVGIPLLSALASAHTAALRSDGDDAVGAALGGIKLGLGVDAAVVAAVAVLVAVGLRGRGAKR, from the coding sequence ATGTCGCTCGAAACGTCCCCTCCCCCCACCACCCTCGATCCCACCCTCGGTCCCGCCCCCGCCGCGCCCTCCGCCCCGGAACCGGCGGACGCCCGGATGACCACCCGCGCGAAACTCGTCCTGCTGGTCCTGTGCGCCGCGCAGTTCATGGTCGCGCTCGACTTCTCCATCCTGAACGTCGCCCTGCCCGTCCTCGGCGACGACCTCGGCATGAGCCGGTCGAACCTCCAGTGGGCCGTCACCGCGTTCGCCCTGCCCTCCGGCGGCTTCCTGCTCCTCTTCGGCCGGATCGCCGACCTCTACGGCCGGCGCCGCCTCTTCCTCGCCGGGCTGACCCTGTTCACGGCGGCCAGCGTCCTGGCCACCCTCGCCTGGGACCCCGCGTCCTTCCTCGCCGGGCGGGTCCTCCAGGGCCTCGGCGCGGCCGTGATCGTGCCGACCGGCATGTCCCTGCTGACCACCACGTTCCCCGAAGGTCCGCAGCGCGAACGCGCCCTCGGCATCAGCAGCACCCTCATGTCCCTCGGCTTCACCATCGGCATGGTGCTCGGCGGCGTCATGACGGACGGCCTCGGCTGGCGTTCCACCATGGGCCTGCTCGGCGTCGCCGGCCTCGCCGTGCTCCTGCTCGCCCCCGGCCTCCTCGCCGAGTCCCGGCCCGCCGAGCGTCCCCGGCTCGACCTCCCCGGCGCGGCGACCGTCACCGGCGGACTGCTGGCCCTGATCTACGCCCTGTCCACCGCCGCCGAGAACGGATTCGGCCGCACGGACGTCGTCGTGGCCCTCGTGGCCGGGGTCGTGCTGCTCGCCGCCTTCGCCGTCGTGGAGTCACGGACCGCCGAACCGCTGGTGAACCTGTCCATGCTGCGCCGCCCGACGGTCGCCTTCGGCAACCTCGCCGGCCTGACGACGTTCGCGACGATGACCGCGGCCATCTTCCTCCTCACCCTCTACCTCCAGGACGTCCTGCACCTCTCGGCGTTCCGCACCGGCCTGATCTTCGGCGTCGAGGGTGTGGTCGCGGTGCTCTCCGGCACGGTCGCGTCCAAGGTGATCGCCCGCTTGGGCACCCGAGGCACCCTCTTCGCCGGGCTGCTGAGCCAGGCGGCCTGCACCGCGCTGCTCCTCGGCATCGGCCGCTCGTCGGGCGCCTGGCTGACGCTCGTCGCCATCTCCCTCGCCGTCATCGGCCACCTGTGGGCGATCGTCGCCTACGGGGTCACCGCCACCTCCGGCCTTCCGGACGGTGAACAGGGCCTGGCCACCGGCCTGGTGACCAGCTCCCAGCAGATCGGCATCACCGTCGGCATCCCGCTGCTCAGCGCCCTCGCCTCGGCCCACACCGCCGCCCTGCGGTCGGACGGCGACGACGCCGTCGGGGCCGCGCTCGGCGGGATCAAGCTGGGGCTCGGGGTCGACGCGGCGGTCGTGGCCGCGGTGGCGGTCCTGGTGGCGGTGGGGCTGCGGGGGCGGGGCGCGAAGCGGTGA
- the recO gene encoding DNA repair protein RecO has protein sequence MTLFRDDGIVLRTQKLGEADRIITLLTRAHGRVRAVARGVRRTKSKFGARLEPFSHVDVQFFARGGELVGRSLPLCTQSETIAPYGGPIVADYARYTAGTAMLETAERFTDHEGEPAVQQYLLLVGGLRTLAAGEHAPHLILDAFLLRSLAVNGYAPSFDACARCGMPGPNRFFSTAAGGVVCGDCRVPGSVVPSSEAIGLLAALLSGDWATADACEARYVREGSGLVAAYLHWHLERGLRSLRYVEK, from the coding sequence ATGACCCTCTTCCGCGACGACGGCATCGTGCTCCGCACGCAAAAGCTCGGCGAAGCGGACCGCATCATCACCCTCCTCACCCGCGCCCACGGCCGCGTCCGCGCCGTGGCCCGCGGTGTGCGCCGGACGAAGTCGAAGTTCGGGGCCCGCCTCGAACCCTTCTCGCACGTGGACGTGCAGTTCTTCGCCCGCGGCGGGGAGCTGGTGGGCCGGAGCCTGCCACTGTGCACGCAGAGCGAGACGATCGCGCCGTACGGCGGGCCGATCGTCGCGGACTACGCCCGGTACACCGCCGGGACGGCCATGCTGGAGACCGCCGAGCGGTTCACGGACCACGAGGGCGAGCCGGCCGTCCAGCAGTACCTGCTGCTCGTCGGCGGGCTGCGGACGCTCGCGGCCGGGGAGCACGCGCCGCATCTGATCCTCGACGCGTTCCTGCTGCGCTCGCTCGCCGTCAACGGGTACGCGCCGAGTTTCGACGCGTGCGCCCGCTGCGGGATGCCGGGTCCCAACCGGTTCTTCTCGACGGCGGCCGGCGGTGTGGTCTGCGGTGACTGCCGGGTGCCCGGAAGCGTCGTACCCTCCTCGGAGGCGATCGGGCTCCTCGCCGCCCTGCTGTCCGGGGACTGGGCCACGGCGGACGCGTGCGAGGCGCGGTACGTCCGGGAGGGCAGCGGCCTCGTCGCCGCATATCTGCACTGGCACCTCGAGCGGGGGCTTCGTTCGCTCCGCTACGTGGAGAAGTAA
- a CDS encoding TerB family tellurite resistance protein, whose product MKHAQGRPSPDRCVLGVRTVWRTVGDGEFFCPGCGGDRNYHRRTGRRRLVVLGLPLLPRGPVGPVVECTACRERYPMDVLDHPTTTRFSAMLRDAVHTVALAVLAAGGTEARTVRRAAVGAVRAAGFADCSEEQLVTLIEALAADTGRLPGPGRFPAGSAVSGRDGFDPCGTALAIELHEALEPLAPHLAPAGRESILLQGARIALADGPYRPAEREVLATVGRALMICPEDTDRLLAAAARTPS is encoded by the coding sequence GTGAAGCACGCGCAAGGCCGACCGAGCCCCGACCGGTGTGTGCTGGGCGTGCGCACCGTATGGCGCACCGTCGGCGACGGCGAGTTCTTCTGCCCCGGCTGCGGCGGCGACCGGAACTACCACCGGCGCACCGGCCGCCGGCGCCTCGTCGTCCTGGGGCTGCCGCTGCTGCCGCGCGGGCCGGTGGGGCCGGTCGTCGAGTGCACGGCGTGCCGCGAGCGGTACCCGATGGACGTCCTCGACCACCCCACGACCACCCGGTTCTCCGCGATGTTGCGGGACGCCGTGCACACGGTCGCGCTCGCGGTGCTCGCGGCGGGCGGCACGGAGGCCCGTACGGTCCGCCGGGCGGCGGTGGGGGCGGTGCGCGCGGCCGGCTTCGCCGACTGCAGCGAGGAGCAGCTCGTCACGCTGATCGAGGCGCTGGCCGCCGACACGGGCCGGCTGCCCGGGCCCGGCAGATTCCCCGCGGGCTCCGCCGTGTCCGGGCGGGACGGCTTCGATCCGTGCGGCACGGCGCTCGCCATCGAGCTGCACGAGGCGCTGGAGCCGCTGGCCCCGCACCTCGCGCCCGCCGGGCGGGAGTCGATCTTGTTGCAGGGGGCCCGGATCGCGCTCGCGGACGGGCCTTACCGGCCCGCGGAGCGGGAGGTGCTGGCGACGGTGGGGCGGGCGTTGATGATCTGTCCGGAGGACACGGACCGGTTGCTGGCGGCGGCGGCGCGGACGCCGTCGTAG
- a CDS encoding isoprenyl transferase, with amino-acid sequence MARRGLLGRSRREYRTPEPHPSGARPPKIPGELVPEHVAIVMDGNGRWAKERGLPRTEGHKVGAERVLDVLQGAIEMGVGSISLYAFSTENWRRSPDEVRFLMNFNRDFIRKTRDQLDALGIRVRWVGRMPKLWRSVAKELQVAQEQTKDNDLLTLYFCMNYGGRAEIADAAQALAEDVRAGRLDPSKVTEKTFAKYLYYPDMPDVDLFLRPSGEQRTSNYLLWQSAYAEMVFQDVLWPDFDRRDLWRACLEYAQRDRRFGGAIPNAVEEDGAPA; translated from the coding sequence ATGGCACGACGCGGGCTTCTGGGCCGTTCACGTCGCGAGTACCGCACCCCCGAGCCGCACCCCTCGGGCGCGCGGCCGCCGAAGATCCCCGGTGAGCTCGTCCCCGAGCACGTCGCGATCGTCATGGACGGCAACGGCCGCTGGGCCAAGGAGCGCGGGCTGCCGCGCACCGAGGGGCACAAGGTCGGCGCCGAGCGGGTGCTGGACGTCCTCCAGGGCGCGATCGAGATGGGCGTCGGAAGCATCTCCCTGTACGCCTTCTCCACCGAGAACTGGCGGCGCTCCCCGGACGAGGTGCGCTTCCTGATGAACTTCAACCGGGACTTCATCCGCAAGACCCGGGACCAGCTCGACGCGCTCGGCATCCGGGTGCGCTGGGTGGGCCGGATGCCCAAGCTGTGGCGTTCGGTCGCCAAGGAGCTCCAGGTCGCCCAGGAGCAGACCAAGGACAACGACCTGCTCACGCTGTACTTCTGCATGAACTACGGCGGGCGCGCGGAGATCGCGGACGCCGCCCAGGCGCTGGCCGAGGACGTCCGGGCCGGTCGGCTCGACCCGTCGAAGGTCACCGAGAAGACCTTCGCGAAGTACCTCTACTACCCGGACATGCCGGACGTGGACCTGTTCCTGCGCCCGTCCGGCGAGCAGCGCACGTCCAACTACCTGCTCTGGCAGAGCGCCTACGCGGAGATGGTGTTCCAGGACGTGCTCTGGCCGGACTTCGACCGCCGCGACCTGTGGCGCGCCTGCCTGGAGTACGCGCAGCGGGACCGGCGGTTCGGCGGAGCGATCCCCAACGCGGTGGAGGAGGACGGCGCGCCGGCCTGA
- a CDS encoding helix-turn-helix transcriptional regulator — protein MSRRARVTPAEAGLPDGGGRRRTPGLRREEVAVLAGVGASWYQWLEQGRDITVSPQVLDAVARVLRLTGTERRHLYVLAGLNPPLPDSVVDDPDHLCDGLMRLIEGWLPNPAHIMDPYWNTVAYNESAAVVMGFRPEIRQNCLISFFTDPVYRSRAADWERNAGQVVAQYRAACAQRPDDEGFALIVEELAAESPEFADLWARNDVQSAGQLVKEYEHPVVGTLSFETTALQVPARPDLTIVMHNPVPGTNTAERVAWLNSPEARRGGLHSVSVAS, from the coding sequence ATGAGCCGCCGGGCCCGGGTGACCCCGGCGGAGGCCGGCCTGCCGGACGGCGGCGGACGCCGTCGCACGCCGGGGCTGCGCCGCGAGGAGGTCGCCGTGCTCGCGGGCGTGGGCGCCTCCTGGTACCAGTGGCTGGAGCAGGGCCGGGACATCACCGTCTCGCCGCAGGTGCTCGACGCGGTCGCCCGGGTGCTCCGGCTGACCGGGACCGAGCGCCGCCACCTGTACGTCCTCGCCGGTCTCAACCCGCCGCTGCCCGACTCCGTCGTGGACGATCCGGACCACCTGTGCGACGGCCTCATGCGGTTGATCGAGGGCTGGCTGCCCAACCCCGCGCACATCATGGACCCCTACTGGAACACGGTCGCCTACAACGAGTCGGCCGCCGTCGTCATGGGCTTCCGCCCGGAGATCCGGCAGAACTGCCTGATCTCCTTCTTCACGGACCCCGTCTACCGCTCGCGCGCGGCGGACTGGGAGCGGAACGCCGGTCAGGTCGTCGCCCAGTACCGCGCCGCCTGCGCACAGCGCCCGGACGACGAGGGGTTCGCGCTGATCGTCGAGGAACTGGCGGCGGAGAGCCCGGAGTTCGCCGACCTGTGGGCGCGGAACGACGTGCAGTCCGCCGGGCAGCTCGTCAAGGAGTACGAGCACCCGGTCGTCGGCACGCTGTCCTTCGAGACCACCGCGCTCCAGGTGCCGGCCCGGCCGGACCTCACGATCGTGATGCACAACCCGGTGCCGGGCACGAACACCGCCGAGCGGGTGGCCTGGCTGAACTCGCCGGAGGCGCGGCGGGGCGGCCTGCACTCCGTCTCGGTGGCGAGCTGA
- a CDS encoding metal ABC transporter permease, which translates to MEILDAAFMQRALLAALLVGITAPAIGIYLVQRHQALMGDGIGHVALTGVGLGFLLHTSPVWVAATVCVLGAVVMELIRSYGKARGDIALAMLFYGGMAGGVMLINLSDNGSNANLVTYLFGSLTTVSQQDIVAICILAAFVILAALGLRRQLFAICQDEEFARVTGLPVRLLNLLVAVTAALTVTVAMRVVGLLLVSALMVIPVAASQQIARSFASTLALSVGIGVLVTLSGTTTSYYVDVPPGATIVLMAIGVFVALTAIAAPLAGSRARKKALDEERCTLTEPGAPGAPGSPDDVRV; encoded by the coding sequence ATGGAGATCCTCGACGCCGCGTTCATGCAGCGCGCACTGCTCGCCGCGCTCCTCGTGGGCATCACCGCCCCCGCGATCGGCATCTACCTCGTCCAGCGCCACCAGGCGCTGATGGGCGACGGCATCGGCCATGTCGCCCTCACCGGCGTGGGCCTGGGCTTCCTGCTCCACACCAGCCCGGTGTGGGTGGCCGCCACGGTCTGCGTGCTGGGCGCCGTCGTGATGGAGCTGATCCGCTCCTACGGCAAGGCCCGCGGCGACATCGCCCTCGCCATGCTGTTCTACGGCGGCATGGCCGGGGGCGTGATGCTGATCAACCTCTCGGACAACGGCTCCAACGCCAACCTGGTCACCTACCTCTTCGGTTCGCTGACCACGGTCTCGCAGCAGGACATCGTCGCGATCTGCATCCTGGCGGCCTTTGTGATCCTCGCCGCACTGGGCCTGCGACGGCAGCTTTTCGCCATCTGCCAGGACGAGGAGTTCGCCCGCGTCACAGGTCTCCCGGTGCGCCTGCTCAACCTGCTGGTCGCCGTCACGGCCGCGCTGACGGTCACCGTCGCCATGCGGGTGGTCGGCCTGCTGCTGGTCAGCGCCCTGATGGTGATCCCGGTGGCCGCGTCCCAGCAGATCGCCCGCAGCTTCGCGAGCACGCTGGCGCTGTCCGTGGGCATCGGGGTGCTGGTCACCCTCTCCGGCACCACGACCTCGTACTACGTGGACGTCCCGCCGGGCGCCACCATCGTGCTGATGGCGATCGGCGTCTTCGTCGCCCTCACGGCCATCGCCGCGCCACTGGCCGGATCCCGCGCCCGGAAGAAGGCGCTCGACGAGGAGCGGTGCACGCTGACGGAGCCCGGCGCACCGGGCGCTCCCGGTTCCCCGGACGACGTACGCGTCTGA
- the leuA gene encoding 2-isopropylmalate synthase, with protein sequence MSQQSSPQPPRTIRIPDSVGRPTPLTAATLTQRPSGMPVHKYGRYEAVDLPDRTWPDRRITKAPRWLSTDLRDGNQALIDPMSPARKREMFDLLVRMGYKEIEVGFPSSGATDFAFVRSIIEEGAIPEDVTISVLTQAREELIERTVESLRGAHRATVHLYNATAPVFRRVVFRGSREQVKQIAVDGTRLVMEYAEKILGDETVFGYQYSPEIFTDTELDFALEVCEGVMDVWQPEAGREIILNLPATVERSTPSTHADRFEWMGRHLSRREFVCLSAHPHNDRGTAVAAAELAVMAGADRVEGCLFGQGERTGNVDLVTLGMNLFSQGVDPEIDFSRIDDIRRTAEYCNQMEVHPRHPYAGDLVYTAFSGSHQDAIKKGFEAMEATAAAEGRSVDEIEWAVPYLPIDPKDVGRSYEAVIRVNSQSGKGGIAYVLKNDHKLDLPRRMQIEFSKIIQARTDADGGEVTPQEIWSVFRDEYLPTDENPWGRVELRAAQTTTAGEGADVLTVEAVVDGEETVLTGTGNGPISAFFDALAATGIDARLLDYTEHTMSEGASAQAASYIECVIDGKVLWGIGIDANTTRAAIKAVVSAVNRAYRP encoded by the coding sequence ATGTCCCAGCAGTCGTCCCCGCAGCCGCCCCGGACGATCCGGATCCCCGACTCCGTAGGCCGTCCCACCCCCCTCACCGCCGCCACCCTCACCCAGCGCCCGTCCGGGATGCCGGTGCACAAGTACGGCCGGTACGAGGCCGTGGACCTGCCCGACCGCACCTGGCCGGACCGCCGCATCACCAAGGCACCGCGCTGGCTCTCCACCGATCTGCGCGACGGCAACCAGGCCCTGATCGACCCCATGTCGCCGGCCCGCAAGCGTGAGATGTTCGACCTGCTGGTCCGCATGGGCTACAAGGAGATCGAGGTCGGCTTCCCCTCCTCCGGCGCCACCGACTTCGCGTTCGTCCGCTCGATCATCGAGGAGGGCGCGATCCCCGAGGACGTGACGATCTCCGTCCTCACCCAGGCCCGTGAGGAGCTGATCGAACGGACCGTGGAGTCGCTGCGCGGTGCCCACCGGGCCACCGTCCACCTCTACAACGCCACCGCGCCCGTCTTCCGCCGCGTCGTCTTCCGCGGCTCGCGCGAGCAGGTGAAGCAGATCGCGGTGGACGGGACGCGGCTGGTCATGGAGTACGCGGAGAAGATCCTCGGGGACGAGACCGTCTTCGGGTACCAGTACAGCCCGGAGATCTTCACCGACACCGAGCTGGACTTCGCCCTGGAGGTCTGCGAGGGCGTCATGGACGTCTGGCAGCCGGAGGCGGGCCGGGAGATCATCCTCAACCTGCCCGCCACGGTGGAGCGTTCGACCCCCTCCACCCACGCCGACCGCTTCGAGTGGATGGGCCGCCACCTGTCCCGCCGCGAGTTCGTCTGCCTCTCCGCCCACCCGCACAACGACCGCGGCACCGCCGTCGCCGCCGCCGAGCTGGCCGTGATGGCCGGTGCCGACCGTGTCGAGGGCTGCCTGTTCGGGCAGGGCGAGCGGACGGGCAACGTCGACCTGGTCACGCTGGGCATGAACCTGTTCTCCCAGGGCGTCGACCCCGAGATCGACTTCTCCCGGATCGACGACATCCGCCGCACCGCCGAGTACTGCAACCAGATGGAGGTCCACCCGCGCCACCCCTACGCGGGCGACCTGGTCTACACCGCCTTCTCCGGCTCCCACCAGGACGCCATCAAGAAGGGCTTCGAGGCGATGGAGGCCACCGCCGCCGCCGAGGGCCGGAGCGTGGACGAGATCGAGTGGGCGGTCCCGTACCTGCCCATCGACCCCAAGGACGTCGGACGGTCGTACGAGGCCGTCATCCGCGTCAACTCGCAGTCCGGCAAGGGCGGTATCGCCTACGTCCTGAAGAACGACCACAAGCTGGACCTGCCGCGCCGGATGCAGATCGAGTTCTCGAAGATCATCCAGGCGCGGACCGACGCGGACGGCGGCGAGGTCACCCCGCAGGAGATCTGGTCCGTCTTCCGGGACGAGTACCTGCCCACCGACGAGAACCCCTGGGGACGCGTCGAACTGCGCGCCGCCCAGACCACCACGGCCGGGGAGGGCGCCGACGTCCTCACCGTCGAGGCCGTCGTGGACGGCGAGGAGACGGTCCTGACCGGTACCGGCAACGGCCCGATCTCCGCCTTCTTCGACGCGCTCGCCGCCACCGGCATCGACGCCCGCCTGCTGGACTACACCGAGCACACCATGAGCGAGGGCGCCAGCGCCCAGGCCGCCTCGTACATCGAGTGCGTGATCGACGGCAAGGTGCTGTGGGGCATCGGCATCGACGCCAACACCACCCGCGCCGCCATCAAGGCGGTCGTGTCCGCGGTGAACCGCGCGTACCGGCCCTGA